Proteins found in one Hevea brasiliensis isolate MT/VB/25A 57/8 chromosome 18, ASM3005281v1, whole genome shotgun sequence genomic segment:
- the LOC110649068 gene encoding cyclase-associated protein 1 — protein sequence MEEKLISRLESAVARLEALSVSAFRDRGVADFGGADVTVDPSIVAFDDLLGQFFGRVSAAAEKIGGQVLEVTKIVQEAFRVQKELLVKAKQTQKPDLAELAEFLKPLNEVIMKANAMTEGRRSDFFNHLKSAADSLTALAWIAYTGKDCGMSMPIAHVEESWQMAEFYNNKILVEYKSKDPNHVEWAKAMKELYLPGLRDYVKSNYPLGPTWGVSGKAPASAPSKAPAPPPPPPASLFSAESSQPSSSKPKEGMAAVFQEINTSKSVTAGLRKVTADMKTKNRADRTGVVGTSEKEGRTSSPSFSKAGPPKLELQMGRKWVVENQIGRKNLVIDDCDAKQSVYVFGCKDSVLQIQGKVNNITVDKCTKMGVVFTDVVAACEIVNCSGVEVQCQGSSPTVSVDNTSGCLLYLSKDSLGASITTAKSSEINVLIPGAESNGDWVEHALPQQFINSFKDGHFETTPVSHSGG from the exons ATGGAGGAAAAGCTGATCTCCAGGCTCGAATCGGCCGTGGCGCGGTTGGAGGCGCTGTCAGTTTCGGCATTCAGGGACCGCGGCGTTGCGGACTTTGGTGGAGCTGATGTGACCGTGGATCCGTCAATTGTGGCATTCGACGATCTCTTAGGGCAGTTCTTTGGTAGGGTTTCGGCTGCTGCTGAGAAGATTGGAGGACAGGTTTTGGAGGTTACGAAGATTGTACAAGAAGCTTTTAGAGTTCAGAAGGAGCTTCTCGTTAAGGCTAAGCAAACTCAG AAACCTGACCTTGCAGAGTTGGCTGAATTTCTCAAGCCATTGAATGAAGTTATCATGAAAGCAAATGCAATGACAGAGGGAAGGAGATCGGATTTCTTTAACCACTTGAAGTCTGCTGCTGACAGTCTGACAGCTTTGGCATGGATTGCCTATACAGGAAAAGATTGTG GTATGAGCATGCCTATTGCACATGTTGAAGAGAGTTGGCAAATGGCTGAATTTTACAACAACAAG ATTCTTGTAGAGTACAAAAGCAAGGACCCAAATCATGTTGAGTGGGCCAAAGCCATGAAGGAGTTATATCTTCCAGGTTTGAGGGATTATGTTAAGAGTAATTATCCCTTGGGCCCAACATGGGGTGTTTCTGGCAAAGCACCAGCTTCTGCTCCATCTAAAGCTCCtgctcctccaccacctccacctgCCTCTCTCTTCAGTGCTGAATCTTCTCAGCCTTCGTCATCAAAGCCAAAAGAAGGGATGGCTGCTGTTTTCCaagaaatcaacacaagcaagtcTGTGACTGCAG GTCTTAGAAAGGTCACAGCTGATATGAAGACGAAGAACCGTGCAGATAGAACTGGTGTTGTTGGTACCAGTGAGAAGGAAGGCCGTACTAGTTCACCTTCTTTTTCTAAGGCAGGACCTCCAAAACTTGAGCTTCAAATGGGTCGTAA GTGGGTTGTTGAAAATCAAATTGGAAGAAAGAATTTAGTAATTGATGACTGTGATGCAAAACAGTCAGTATATGTTTTTGGTTGCAAAGATTCTGTTTTGCAGATTCAAG GGAAAGTCAACAATATAACCGTTGACAAATGCACTAAGATGGGAGTTGTATTTACG GATGTTGTGGCTGCTTGTGAGATTGTAAATTGCAGTGGTGTTGAGGTGCAATGCCAG GGTTCGTCCCCAACTGTTTCTGTGGACAACACATCAGGCTGCCTGTTATATTTAAGCAAAGATTCTTTGGGAGCATCTATAACTACTGCCAAGTCAAGCGAGATCAATGTTTTGATACCGGGTGCAGAGTCTAATGGTGATTGG GTGGAGCATGCTTTGCCACAACAGTTCATAAATTCTTTTAAAGATGGCCACTTTGAAACTACTCCAGTCTCCCACTCTGGGGGTTGA
- the LOC110649066 gene encoding glucan endo-1,3-beta-glucosidase 7, with protein MAFSRLIVLFFLFQAFFLLARSQSFIGINYGLVADNLPPPAATAKLLQSTAIQKVRLYGADPAVLKALANTGIGIVIGAGNGDIPALASDPNSATQWVNSNVLPYYPASNIILITIGNEVVLSGDQNLISQLLSAMQNMENALNAASLGGKIKVSTVHSMAVLSQSDPPSSGLFNPSYQDTMRGLLQFQRDNGSPLAINPYPFFAYQSDPRPETLAFCLFQPNSGRVDSGNGIKYMNMFDAQVDAVRSALNALGFKDIEILVAETGWPYRGDSNEVGPSIENARAYNGNLIAHLRSLVGTPLMPGKSVDTYLFAIYDEDLKPGPASERAFGLFKPDLSMTYDVGLSKSSSLTPSTPQTPASPSVKPTGAGWCMPKAGVSDAQLQGSLDYACGQGIDCSPIQPGGACFEPNTLVSHAAFAMNLYYQTSGKNQWDCDFSQTATLTSNNPSYNGCVYPSGST; from the exons ATGGCGTTTTCAAGGCTTATCGTGCTCTTTTTCCTCTTCCAAGCTTTCTTCTTGTTAGCCA gGTCGCAGTCGTTTATTGGCATTAATTATGGTTTGGTTGCTGACAACCTACCACCACCGGCGGCCACCGCTAAACTTCTGCAATCGACGGCTATACAGAAAGTGAGGCTCTACGGGGCCGATCCAGCGGTTCTTAAGGCTCTTGCCAATACTGGGATTGGCATCGTCATTGGAGCTGGAAATGGTGATATCCCAGCTTTGGCTTCCGATCCCAACTCAGCCACTCAGTGGGTCAACTCGAACGTCTTGCCCTATTACCCGGCTAGCAACATCATTCTCATCACCATTGGTAACGAG GTAGTGTTGTCTGGGGACCAAAACTTGATCTCTCAACTATTATCCGCAATGCAAAATATGGAAAACGCGCTTAACGCTGCCTCTCTTGGTGGCAAGATCAAGGTCTCCACCGTCCATTCCATGGCCGTCTTGTCTCAGTCTGACCCACCCTCTTCCGGATTGTTCAACCCGTCTTATCAAGATACCATGAGAGGGTTACTCCAATTCCAGAGAGACAACGGGTCACCTCTTGCTATCAACCCTTACCCCTTTTTCGCTTACCAGAGCGACCCCAGACCAGAGACCTTGGCTTTCTGCCTGTTTCAACCCAACTCGGGACGAGTCGACTCGGGCAACGGGATTAAGTACATGAACATGTTTGACGCTCAG GTGGATGCTGTGCGATCTGCCTTGAATGCCTTGGGATTCAAGGATATTGAGATTTTGGTTGCTGAGACTGGATGGCCTTACCGCGGTGACAGTAATGAAGTTGGACCCAGTATTGAGAATGCAAGAGCCTATAATGGCAATTTGATTGCTCACCTTAGATCATTGGTTGGTACCCCATTAATGCCCGGAAAATCTGTAGATACATACCTCTTTGCAATCTATGATGAGGATTTGAAGCCTGGGCCTGCCTCCGAAAGAGCATTTGGCCTTTTCAAACCTGACCTTTCCATGACATATGATGTTGGTCTCTCAAAGAGCAGTAGCCTG ACTCCATCGACGCCCCAAACTCCAGCAAGTCCATCAGTAAAACCAACAGGAGCAGGTTGGTGTATGCCCAAGGCTGGTGTTTCTGATGCACAATTGCAAGGAAGTCTTGACTATGCTTGTGGTCAAGGCATAGATTGCAGCCCGATTCAACCAGGAGGTGCCTGTTTCGAGCCAAATACTTTGGTTTCACATGCTGCTTTTGCCATGAATCTCTACTACCAAACTTCTGGCAAGAATCAATGGGATTGTGATTTCTCTCAGACTGCTACACTCACATCCAACAATCCCA GTTATAATGGTTGTGTCTACCCTAGTGGGAGTACCTGA
- the LOC131175929 gene encoding uncharacterized protein LOC131175929 produces MTRTKMWSSHKPKLRGLRHSVKSKMGTPSSLPTNPNPSPSPPLPQSPPPQTPPLPQSPPPQSPPPPPSQIPPLIPPTPLSPQSEPPNETPITDTHSPEPTPDPVPTQTKTKGKTKRAAGRLKETPVGKRKRVPSVPFDLNSPPQSSEPVSKRTCPLRKPSTRRANTITSLPYILQHLRHLRIL; encoded by the coding sequence ATGACaagaaccaaaatgtggtccTCTCACAAACCTAAACTCAGAGGACTTCGACATTCTGTCAAATCTAAAATGGGCACTCCATCCTCATTAcccacaaaccctaaccccagccccAGTCCGCCATTACCTCAGTCCCCACCGCCACAAACGCCGCCATTACCACAATCACCACCACCTCAGTCACCGCCCCCGCCTCCAAGCCAAATACCACCTCTCATCCCGCCGACTCCCCTCTCGCCGCAATCCGAGCCGCCAAATGAAACACCAATTACAGACACCCATTCCCCAGAACCAACGCCTGACCCTGTTCCTACCCAAACAAAAACAAAAGGGAAAACAAAAAGGGCCGCTGGTAGACTCAAAGAAACCCCTGTCGGAAAAAGGAAACGAGTACCCTCTGTCCCTTTCGACTTAAACTCTCCACCTCAGTCCTCTGAACCAGTTAGCAAAAGGACGTGTCCTCTTCGCAAACCCAGCACCAGGCGTGCAAACACGATAACCAGTCTCCCTTACATTCTCCAGCACCTGCGTCATCTGCGGATACTATAg